From a single Paraburkholderia hospita genomic region:
- a CDS encoding site-specific integrase, producing the protein MKTRPTSPSAADIPTDFPDADALAALRAWYEGASSREAAHRYMQDRLSHSQSARGVIGQIRRQLALYARNRQRADLATLFECPAQKRMHHARATTQAVELLRIMPAPAPQIGDDIAHWLPNRAARTLHAAGIRTLADLTVRIPRRRQWWTVIPGLGPASARRIEAFFAAYPALTERARALIIADRQSVVTPWEQLRLPHEIDGSAGAFRAPVSACILGVDNDYDAIQAWLALHESPATQRAYRKEAERLILWGIVARGKALSSLTTRDATDYRAFLRRPTPRERWVGPPRPRTSTDWRPFVDNLSARSIAHALAVLSAMFRWLVEQRYVVANPFSGIKVRGSKRAMALETSHAFTEGEWMLTRTIANGLEWSYGWQAPAAQRLRFMLDFGYATGLRISELADATLRSIEVDAAGDHWLHVVGKGGKPARVTLTPLARTALDRYLQERGLPVSRAHWNPTTSLIGSLDDADAGIKPLRLWEVMRRFFRLVAQIIKNDHPVLAEKLHRASPHWMRHTHATHAIARGVELSAVRDNLRHASISTTSIYLHTDDVKRARQFGQAFTD; encoded by the coding sequence ATGAAAACGCGCCCCACGAGCCCGTCCGCCGCCGACATCCCGACCGACTTTCCTGATGCTGATGCACTGGCAGCGCTGCGTGCCTGGTACGAGGGCGCATCCTCGCGTGAGGCGGCACACCGGTACATGCAAGATCGGCTCAGCCACAGCCAGTCAGCCCGCGGCGTCATCGGCCAGATCCGCCGGCAACTGGCACTTTATGCCCGTAACCGACAGCGGGCAGATCTGGCCACGCTGTTCGAATGCCCGGCCCAAAAGCGTATGCATCATGCGCGCGCCACCACGCAGGCTGTCGAGCTACTGCGCATCATGCCTGCGCCAGCTCCGCAGATCGGCGACGACATTGCGCACTGGCTGCCGAATCGCGCTGCCCGCACCCTGCACGCGGCCGGCATCCGGACCCTGGCCGATCTCACGGTACGGATTCCGCGTCGCCGGCAGTGGTGGACCGTCATTCCGGGTCTCGGGCCGGCCAGTGCAAGAAGGATCGAGGCCTTCTTTGCCGCGTACCCGGCGCTCACGGAGCGGGCCCGCGCACTGATCATCGCGGATCGGCAGTCAGTCGTGACGCCTTGGGAGCAACTACGGCTACCGCACGAGATCGACGGATCCGCCGGCGCCTTCCGCGCACCGGTGTCGGCCTGCATCCTCGGCGTCGACAACGATTACGACGCTATCCAGGCATGGCTCGCGTTGCACGAATCCCCGGCCACGCAGCGGGCCTACCGCAAGGAAGCCGAACGGCTGATTCTCTGGGGCATCGTTGCTCGCGGCAAGGCGCTGTCTTCGCTGACCACCCGGGATGCCACCGACTACAGGGCGTTTCTGCGCAGACCTACACCGCGAGAACGCTGGGTCGGGCCACCGCGGCCGCGCACATCAACGGACTGGCGCCCGTTTGTCGACAACCTCTCGGCCCGTTCGATTGCGCATGCGCTTGCCGTGCTCAGCGCCATGTTCCGCTGGCTGGTCGAGCAGCGCTACGTCGTGGCCAACCCATTCTCCGGCATCAAGGTACGCGGCAGCAAGCGCGCCATGGCTCTTGAAACCTCGCACGCTTTCACCGAAGGAGAATGGATGCTGACGCGCACCATCGCCAACGGGCTCGAGTGGTCGTACGGCTGGCAGGCGCCCGCTGCGCAACGGTTGCGGTTCATGCTGGATTTCGGCTACGCAACGGGACTGCGGATCAGCGAACTGGCTGACGCCACACTGCGCAGCATCGAAGTCGACGCAGCCGGTGATCACTGGCTGCACGTGGTCGGCAAGGGCGGCAAGCCAGCCCGCGTTACCCTGACACCCCTAGCGCGCACAGCGCTGGACCGATATCTGCAGGAGCGGGGGCTTCCTGTCAGCCGTGCTCACTGGAATCCGACCACGTCCCTGATTGGCAGCCTTGACGACGCCGATGCCGGCATCAAGCCCTTGCGGCTGTGGGAAGTCATGCGCCGGTTTTTTCGGCTCGTCGCGCAGATTATCAAGAACGACCATCCGGTGCTGGCTGAAAAGCTGCATCGGGCCTCTCCGCACTGGATGCGGCACACCCATGCGACCCACGCGATCGCCAGAGGGGTTGAGCTGAGCGCCGTACGAGATAACCTGCGTCACGCGTCGATTTCGACCACGTCGATTTACTTGCATACCGACGATGTAAAGCGGGCACGGCAGTTCGGGCAGGCATTTACCGACTGA
- the traI gene encoding TraI/MobA(P) family conjugative relaxase: MLAKIPERRQDGRSDFGDLVEYITNRDDDQEKLSDELDPSDRRRHHQILERAREHLAGAEDHLRAARRTNSIDADAVRVRLESARRAVAAYGAEHGRSDERVEDAARGRGGVDGDQHQRSLARARNHLRAAASYLRQAPQADRDFQERARARRANLAFNAESAQRRHGRDASDVVADLGRLLGEPERVVTPNGVACEHNCLSLATAAGEMNAVAAQNPRVKDPVYHIVLSWPSSESPTDEQAFDSGRYALAAVGMADHQYVFAVHRDTDNAHLHIAVNRVNPDTFAAVYPERDYFKLDRAMRELELQNGWQHDKGPYAVFERNGQVVIDWASKDPSTKGKRPTPAADMERHADQESLFTYARGEPRKALLAALKNDQLTWRQLHNLLAKYGLELREKGQGFAIFDLNSGDTTPIKASDMHEALGRTRLVKRLGPFEPSESTTDSVLTYDKHRPLKRDPKVREERRQERAEARRELRARYDEYKSGFVYRRLDPTDVRARFAALRADARQRRLEVRQTVTDPAARKALYSVIAFETLRARDRLQREIRNERKELRDDQSNRRQPYREWVERQAATGDAAAISQLRGFTYSEKRRAKELERALANDGADGIVHPDDADPTARDIAEGIYFRVRRDGTVVYRVDDGRDAFIDLGRRIDVLAKGAADNSAIAAALHLAAEKYGGTFELTGSEEFKRRAIDIMLEYKIDARLKDAAQDALRRSRAAELARASRDAKTRQQRRK; the protein is encoded by the coding sequence ATGTTGGCGAAAATCCCCGAGCGACGCCAAGACGGCAGGTCCGACTTCGGCGACCTGGTGGAGTACATCACCAACCGCGACGACGACCAGGAGAAACTAAGTGACGAGCTCGATCCAAGCGACCGAAGAAGACACCACCAAATTCTTGAGCGTGCTCGAGAACATCTCGCAGGAGCAGAAGACCATCTGCGCGCTGCTCGACGAACTAATTCTATTGATGCAGATGCCGTCCGAGTCCGTCTTGAAAGTGCTCGAAGGGCTGTTGCTGCCTATGGGGCAGAACATGGTCGATCTGACGAGCGAGTTGAAGACGCAGCTCGTGGACGAGGAGGCGTAGATGGCGATCAACATCAACGAAGCCTTGCCCGTGCTCGAAACCATCTACGAGCAGCAGCAAGCTATCTCCGACAGGCTCCGCAAGCTGATCGAGACTTTCAAGAGCGAGCCCGAGCCCGTCGAGCCAACCTTGCGTTTAATGCTGAGTCCGCTCAACGAAGGCATGGACGAGATGCATCAGATGTTGTCGCCGACCTCGGGCGACTCCTCGGCGAGCCCGAGCGAGTCGTAACGCCCAACGGCGTCGCATGCGAACATAACTGCCTGTCGCTGGCGACCGCTGCCGGCGAAATGAATGCCGTCGCGGCACAGAATCCGCGGGTCAAGGACCCGGTGTATCACATCGTGCTGTCGTGGCCGTCGTCGGAATCGCCGACGGACGAGCAGGCTTTCGACTCTGGCAGGTACGCGCTCGCGGCTGTCGGCATGGCCGATCATCAGTACGTGTTCGCCGTGCATCGCGATACCGACAACGCACACCTGCACATTGCCGTGAATCGCGTCAATCCCGATACGTTCGCGGCGGTCTATCCGGAGCGGGACTATTTCAAGCTCGATCGCGCGATGCGCGAGCTCGAACTCCAGAACGGGTGGCAGCACGACAAAGGACCATACGCCGTGTTCGAGCGTAACGGCCAAGTCGTCATCGATTGGGCGAGCAAAGATCCCAGCACGAAGGGCAAGCGACCGACGCCGGCGGCCGACATGGAGCGGCATGCCGATCAGGAAAGCCTGTTCACCTACGCGCGCGGCGAACCGCGCAAGGCGCTGCTGGCTGCGCTGAAGAACGACCAGCTCACTTGGCGGCAACTGCACAACCTTCTCGCGAAATACGGTCTCGAACTGCGCGAGAAGGGGCAGGGCTTCGCGATCTTTGATCTGAACTCAGGCGACACCACGCCGATCAAGGCCAGTGACATGCACGAGGCGCTTGGCAGAACCAGGCTAGTCAAGCGCCTCGGCCCGTTCGAGCCGTCCGAGTCGACAACCGACTCCGTTCTGACCTACGACAAGCATCGACCACTGAAACGCGATCCCAAGGTTCGCGAAGAGCGCCGGCAGGAGCGCGCAGAGGCTCGGCGCGAGCTGCGCGCGCGGTACGACGAGTACAAAAGCGGCTTCGTCTATCGCCGGCTTGACCCGACCGACGTCCGGGCCCGGTTCGCGGCGCTTCGGGCCGACGCGCGTCAGCGTCGCCTCGAGGTACGTCAAACAGTGACCGATCCAGCCGCCCGCAAGGCCCTGTACAGCGTGATCGCTTTCGAGACGCTGCGCGCACGCGATCGGCTTCAGCGGGAGATCCGCAACGAGCGCAAGGAATTGCGCGACGATCAGTCAAACCGACGCCAGCCATATCGTGAATGGGTCGAGCGTCAGGCGGCCACTGGCGACGCAGCAGCTATCAGCCAACTGCGTGGCTTCACCTATAGCGAGAAACGGCGTGCGAAGGAGCTCGAGCGGGCGCTCGCCAACGACGGAGCGGACGGCATCGTTCATCCGGACGACGCTGATCCTACAGCGCGTGACATCGCGGAAGGGATCTATTTCCGCGTTCGTCGGGATGGAACGGTCGTGTACCGTGTCGACGACGGCCGCGACGCCTTCATCGACCTTGGCAGACGCATCGACGTGTTGGCGAAGGGCGCGGCAGACAACTCCGCGATCGCCGCAGCCCTGCACCTGGCCGCCGAGAAGTATGGCGGCACGTTCGAACTCACCGGCAGTGAGGAATTCAAGCGCCGGGCAATCGACATCATGCTCGAATACAAAATCGACGCCCGCCTCAAGGATGCGGCTCAAGACGCGCTGCGTCGCTCCAGAGCTGCCGAGTTGGCGCGGGCAAGCCGCGACGCAAAGACTAGGCAACAACGCCGGAAATAG
- a CDS encoding DotD/TraH family lipoprotein (Members of this family include DotD of type IVB secretion systems and TraH of plasmid conjugative plasmid systems, both lipoproteins.) — protein MAMPRYTLAGLLIGLALTGCATQPKTDNAQTEIDRQILDASQKIQSAQADLYQAGALNQATTKLPVSIVDDQHRVTLSWQGDALQLLNKLAHDRGLAFSFMGLRMPLPVNIDVKDASYDAVMQMVRAQIGYRADVTQYPDKLVLQYNRPQS, from the coding sequence ATGGCTATGCCGCGTTACACCCTTGCCGGTTTGCTGATCGGCCTCGCGCTCACTGGCTGCGCGACCCAGCCGAAGACCGACAACGCTCAAACCGAAATCGATCGCCAGATCCTCGACGCCTCGCAGAAGATCCAATCTGCGCAGGCCGACCTGTATCAGGCCGGTGCGCTGAATCAGGCGACCACGAAGTTGCCAGTGTCGATCGTCGACGATCAGCACCGCGTCACACTCTCGTGGCAGGGCGACGCCCTGCAGCTCCTGAACAAGCTCGCGCATGATCGCGGACTCGCGTTCTCGTTCATGGGCTTGCGCATGCCGCTGCCGGTCAACATCGACGTCAAGGACGCGTCTTACGACGCCGTGATGCAGATGGTCCGGGCGCAGATCGGCTACCGCGCCGATGTCACGCAGTACCCGGATAAGCTGGTACTGCAATACAACCGTCCGCAGTCCTGA
- a CDS encoding DNA cytosine methyltransferase: MRAIDLFSGAGGFTEGAIMAGCSVVWAGNHWPLACEYHARNHPETEHACQDLQQADWRTVPTHDLMLAAPACQGHSPARGKEKPHHDALRSTAWAVVACAEYHRSPFIVVENVPAFERWALYPAWRDAMRLLGYAIAPYIIDAADHGVPQHRKRLFLVCTRSAAPIGLDLSLRDHKPIRDVIEWDAPGWSRIDKPGRSANTLARIAAGRRAFGDRFVAPYYGNGSGLTGRSIDRPIGTITTVDRWAIIDGDRMRMLHPREAKRACGFRPTFALPLNRRSAMHLLGNAVMPPAAADLLRALRRAA, encoded by the coding sequence ATGAGAGCGATCGACCTGTTCTCCGGCGCCGGCGGTTTCACTGAGGGCGCGATCATGGCCGGTTGCAGTGTCGTATGGGCAGGCAATCATTGGCCGCTGGCGTGCGAATATCACGCACGTAACCATCCCGAAACCGAGCACGCCTGTCAGGATCTGCAGCAGGCGGACTGGCGCACGGTGCCGACGCACGACCTGATGCTCGCAGCTCCCGCCTGTCAGGGGCACAGCCCAGCTCGAGGGAAGGAAAAGCCGCATCACGATGCACTGCGGTCGACGGCATGGGCCGTCGTCGCTTGCGCCGAATATCACCGCTCCCCCTTCATTGTCGTGGAAAACGTTCCCGCCTTTGAGCGCTGGGCGCTCTATCCAGCGTGGCGTGATGCGATGCGCCTGCTCGGCTACGCGATCGCGCCGTACATCATCGATGCGGCGGACCACGGCGTTCCGCAGCACCGCAAAAGGCTGTTCCTGGTCTGCACCAGGTCGGCCGCACCGATCGGCCTCGACCTTTCCCTGCGGGACCACAAGCCCATTCGCGACGTCATCGAGTGGGATGCGCCGGGCTGGAGCAGGATCGACAAGCCGGGGCGCAGCGCTAACACACTGGCCCGGATCGCAGCCGGACGCCGCGCCTTCGGCGACCGCTTCGTCGCGCCGTACTACGGCAACGGTTCCGGCCTTACCGGCCGCTCAATCGACCGCCCGATCGGCACGATAACCACGGTAGACCGCTGGGCCATCATCGACGGCGACCGTATGCGGATGCTCCACCCGAGGGAAGCGAAACGCGCGTGCGGATTTCGGCCGACGTTCGCCTTGCCGTTGAACCGGCGCAGCGCCATGCACCTGCTGGGCAACGCCGTCATGCCTCCGGCCGCCGCCGACCTTCTGCGCGCGCTTCGCCGAGCCGCATGA
- a CDS encoding H-NS histone family protein, with amino-acid sequence MTNPPARLTIYQQLLSELAELDKRIELARARERVHAIETIHGLMDTYGIKHKDLVGRNGRRGAYQVNALPARYRDPATGQEWCGRGNVPRWIRGQDRTRFLID; translated from the coding sequence ATGACGAATCCGCCCGCGCGACTTACCATCTACCAGCAGCTTCTCTCCGAACTTGCGGAGCTCGACAAGCGGATTGAGCTGGCACGGGCGCGCGAGCGTGTCCACGCGATCGAGACCATCCACGGCCTGATGGACACTTACGGCATCAAGCACAAGGATCTCGTCGGCAGAAACGGCCGCCGCGGCGCCTACCAAGTGAACGCGTTGCCCGCTCGCTATCGCGACCCGGCCACAGGGCAAGAGTGGTGCGGCCGTGGAAACGTGCCGCGATGGATTCGCGGGCAAGACCGCACCCGATTTCTCATCGACTGA
- a CDS encoding DNA-binding protein — translation MNQELKDRIFAAADDLYAENGEFPNVDAVRQRARAGMNYVVEALKEWRQKQRMLVQSVREPLPAELHDAMTGFGNHIWEVAQRLANDALESARAAFEAEKSDLARLSAEQSDAYEALAAEHERTVEEFTRLQGRAAQLEEERSALGEQLRTAQQEAHVAATETREKAALVDRLEKDLERARTDVDGVRAELTASRRELADEREKASKAEAKHGAEKEAARREIDELRRRDKELAQELANSQRAATKAEAERDKLSEQLADVRKRTADEIHRALEKVQQREAEAAQARKEARAAGEQLARTSGELDAAKAQVVDLRTIIKDLSPTKRTPKA, via the coding sequence ATGAATCAGGAACTGAAAGACCGCATTTTCGCTGCCGCCGACGATCTGTACGCCGAAAACGGCGAGTTTCCGAACGTCGACGCAGTGCGTCAGCGCGCGCGCGCCGGCATGAACTATGTGGTCGAGGCATTGAAGGAGTGGCGGCAGAAGCAGCGGATGCTCGTGCAGAGCGTGCGTGAGCCGCTTCCCGCCGAGTTGCATGACGCGATGACGGGGTTCGGTAACCACATATGGGAAGTCGCGCAGCGGCTGGCCAACGATGCCCTAGAATCGGCGCGGGCCGCGTTCGAGGCCGAAAAGAGCGACTTGGCGCGCCTGTCGGCCGAGCAGTCGGATGCGTACGAAGCCCTTGCGGCCGAGCACGAACGCACGGTCGAGGAGTTCACTCGCCTGCAGGGTAGGGCCGCGCAGCTCGAGGAGGAGCGGTCGGCCTTGGGCGAGCAACTGCGCACGGCCCAGCAGGAGGCGCACGTGGCCGCCACCGAGACTCGCGAAAAGGCGGCGCTCGTCGACCGCCTTGAGAAAGACCTCGAGCGGGCGCGAACCGACGTCGACGGCGTTCGCGCCGAGCTGACTGCCTCGCGACGCGAGCTCGCCGACGAGCGCGAGAAGGCATCGAAAGCCGAGGCGAAGCACGGTGCGGAGAAGGAAGCCGCGCGGCGTGAGATCGATGAGTTGCGCCGTCGCGACAAGGAGTTGGCGCAGGAACTCGCTAACTCGCAGCGGGCGGCTACGAAGGCCGAGGCCGAGCGCGACAAGCTGTCCGAGCAGTTGGCCGATGTGCGCAAACGTACCGCCGACGAGATCCACCGTGCGCTGGAGAAGGTGCAGCAACGCGAGGCAGAGGCGGCACAGGCACGTAAGGAGGCGAGAGCGGCCGGTGAGCAGCTCGCGCGCACGTCGGGCGAACTCGATGCCGCCAAGGCTCAAGTGGTCGACCTGCGCACGATCATCAAGGATCTGTCGCCCACGAAGCGGACGCCGAAGGCATGA
- a CDS encoding nucleotide-binding protein has protein sequence MKPIYFVGGSKGGVGKSAVSIGLIDTLQERSEKILLIESDTSNPDVWKMYKDEIKAELINLDEANGWIDLVNICHEHSDAVVVVNTAARNNKGVAAYGETLNSTLGELGRKLVTLWVINRQRDSLELLKEYMESLPGSAIHVVRNTYFGDERKFELYNTSKTRKAVEDGGGKSVNLPDLADRVSDDLYSKRLSITAAMKELPIGNRAELTRWRNEVRKSLGEVLDA, from the coding sequence ATGAAACCGATCTATTTTGTGGGTGGCAGTAAGGGCGGCGTCGGCAAATCGGCTGTGTCGATCGGCTTGATCGACACCTTGCAGGAACGTTCAGAGAAGATTCTGTTGATCGAATCGGACACGTCGAATCCTGACGTGTGGAAGATGTACAAGGATGAGATCAAAGCTGAGCTTATTAACCTCGATGAGGCGAACGGCTGGATCGATCTGGTGAACATTTGTCACGAGCATTCGGATGCGGTCGTTGTGGTCAATACAGCGGCAAGGAACAACAAGGGCGTGGCGGCATATGGTGAGACACTGAACAGCACGCTCGGCGAGCTGGGTCGTAAGCTGGTTACGCTGTGGGTTATCAACCGTCAGCGCGACAGTCTGGAGCTGCTCAAGGAGTACATGGAATCGCTGCCGGGATCTGCGATTCATGTCGTGCGCAACACGTATTTCGGCGACGAGCGGAAGTTCGAGCTGTACAACACCTCAAAGACGCGTAAAGCCGTGGAAGACGGCGGCGGTAAGTCGGTCAACTTGCCGGATCTTGCCGATCGTGTAAGCGACGATCTGTACAGCAAGCGGCTGTCGATCACGGCGGCGATGAAAGAGCTGCCGATCGGCAACCGCGCGGAACTGACCAGGTGGCGCAACGAAGTGCGTAAATCGCTCGGGGAAGTGCTCGATGCTTGA
- the mobA gene encoding plasmid mobilization protein MobA gives MSGSEERQKTKHVMVRVTPEQLVILREKATDSGVTVPEYLRACGLGRRTRSKMEAHIINELRRLGGLQKHLFTEGGGVLSKEFAAVLVEIRAAIARIGD, from the coding sequence GTGAGTGGCAGTGAGGAACGACAGAAAACGAAGCACGTAATGGTGAGGGTGACGCCCGAACAGTTGGTCATTCTTCGCGAGAAGGCCACCGATTCCGGCGTCACCGTGCCAGAATACTTGCGCGCGTGCGGCCTTGGCCGCCGCACACGCAGCAAGATGGAGGCGCACATCATCAACGAATTGCGCCGCCTCGGCGGACTGCAAAAACATCTGTTCACCGAGGGCGGCGGCGTGCTGTCCAAAGAGTTTGCTGCAGTCCTTGTTGAAATTCGCGCAGCCATCGCACGGATCGGTGACTGA